In uncultured Bacteroides sp., one genomic interval encodes:
- a CDS encoding agmatine deiminase family protein produces MGILVGLPKNGDEEKDYQLNWGDPFGIQVEKREPFLPSEWHKQSGVQLTWPHAGTDWAHMLTEVQECFVSIAREISKNELLLIVAPDINAVKAQISNRVNMENVRFFECETNDTWARDHGAITMIDCSAPRLLDFCFNGWGQKFAAGLDNQITHKAFNSKCFNGEYENHLNFVLEGGSIESDGLGTLLTTSTCLLAPNRNDTMNKVEIEEYLRSVFHLQQVLWLDYGYLAGDDTDSHVDTLARLCPNNTIVYVKCADPEDEHYEELTKMEDQLRTFRTLAGEPYRLLALPMADCIIEDSERLPATYANFLILNESILYPTYNQPKNDAEAAEILAEAFPDKEIIGIDCRALIKQHGSLHCVTMQYPEGVIK; encoded by the coding sequence ATGGGTATATTAGTTGGTCTTCCAAAAAATGGAGACGAAGAGAAAGATTATCAGTTAAATTGGGGAGATCCCTTTGGTATTCAAGTTGAAAAGCGTGAACCTTTTCTTCCTTCCGAATGGCATAAACAAAGCGGAGTACAGCTTACATGGCCACATGCCGGTACCGATTGGGCTCATATGCTTACCGAAGTACAGGAATGTTTTGTTTCTATTGCTCGGGAAATTTCAAAGAATGAATTGCTGCTAATCGTGGCTCCTGATATAAATGCTGTTAAAGCACAGATTTCCAATAGGGTAAACATGGAAAATGTTCGTTTCTTTGAATGCGAAACAAATGATACGTGGGCTCGTGATCATGGTGCTATTACGATGATAGACTGCTCTGCTCCTCGCCTGCTCGACTTTTGTTTTAATGGTTGGGGACAAAAGTTTGCTGCCGGACTTGATAATCAAATTACGCATAAGGCTTTCAATTCAAAATGTTTCAACGGTGAATATGAAAATCATCTTAATTTTGTGCTAGAAGGCGGCTCTATAGAAAGTGATGGATTAGGAACTTTGCTTACTACATCTACCTGTCTGCTTGCTCCTAACCGGAACGATACAATGAATAAGGTGGAAATTGAGGAATATTTGCGTTCAGTATTTCATCTGCAACAGGTATTGTGGCTTGATTATGGTTATTTGGCCGGCGATGATACTGATAGTCATGTAGATACCCTGGCTCGTCTTTGCCCCAATAATACGATTGTGTACGTAAAGTGTGCTGATCCGGAAGATGAGCATTACGAGGAATTGACGAAAATGGAGGATCAACTTCGTACGTTCCGTACTCTTGCAGGAGAACCTTATCGTTTACTCGCTTTGCCAATGGCCGACTGTATTATTGAAGATTCTGAACGTTTGCCGGCTACGTATGCAAACTTTTTAATTCTCAATGAATCAATTCTTTATCCTACTTATAATCAACCTAAGAATGATGCTGAAGCAGCTGAAATACTTGCAGAAGCTTTCCCGGATAAAGAGATCATCGGAATTGATTGTCGTGCATTAATTAAGCAGCATGGCTCTCTTCATTGTGTTACTATGCAATATCCTGAGGGTGTTATTAAATAG
- a CDS encoding DUF2148 domain-containing protein, translating to MILNERDARHEHMLNVAKQMMTAARTAPKGKGVDVIETAVVTENDIKLLSDEMIRLNGENGMMFFLRDAENILSADAIVLIGTHEKLQGLNCGHCGFPTCASKPSETPCALNTIDVGIAIGSACATASDLRVDSRVMFSAGLAAQSLDWLPGCKTVMAIPISCSSKNPFFDRKPKEKK from the coding sequence ATGATATTAAATGAACGTGATGCCAGACATGAGCATATGCTTAATGTGGCTAAACAGATGATGACTGCTGCGCGCACTGCTCCTAAAGGAAAGGGTGTTGATGTGATTGAAACAGCTGTTGTTACTGAAAATGATATAAAATTACTTTCCGATGAGATGATCAGACTGAACGGAGAAAATGGAATGATGTTCTTTCTTCGTGATGCAGAAAATATTCTTTCGGCTGATGCAATCGTTTTAATTGGTACACATGAGAAATTGCAAGGGTTAAATTGTGGCCATTGTGGATTTCCCACTTGTGCTTCTAAGCCGAGTGAAACTCCATGCGCCCTGAATACTATTGATGTGGGTATCGCTATTGGTTCGGCATGTGCTACGGCATCCGATTTACGTGTGGATTCACGCGTTATGTTTTCTGCCGGACTTGCTGCTCAGTCACTCGACTGGCTTCCGGGTTGCAAAACCGTGATGGCTATTCCTATTAGCTGTTCAAGTAAAAATCCGTTCTTTGATCGTAAACCTAAAGAAAAGAAATAA
- a CDS encoding HU family DNA-binding protein, translated as MAIDFKATKVNNNMKPEEKPRYYAKAVTKGTVTLNRIIEDMCEESTLSKADVVAVVAGLSKHLLKNLQEGYTVKIDSLGTFSTSVKSATVDNAEDVHPKDVSFSKINYLPEVKMLESFRAVSFQKVETKEEAKVSKPRGRKPIRRK; from the coding sequence ATGGCTATAGATTTTAAGGCTACGAAAGTTAACAATAACATGAAGCCCGAAGAAAAACCTCGTTATTACGCAAAAGCAGTAACTAAAGGAACCGTAACACTAAACCGCATTATTGAAGATATGTGCGAAGAAAGCACACTGTCAAAAGCCGATGTAGTTGCTGTTGTTGCAGGACTTAGCAAGCATTTATTAAAGAATCTGCAGGAGGGTTATACTGTGAAAATCGACTCATTAGGAACATTTTCCACTTCAGTAAAGAGTGCTACAGTAGACAACGCAGAAGATGTTCACCCGAAAGATGTTTCATTCAGCAAGATTAATTATCTTCCGGAAGTAAAAATGCTGGAAAGCTTCCGTGCTGTATCGTTCCAAAAAGTGGAAACAAAAGAAGAAGCAAAAGTTTCAAAGCCTAGAGGACGCAAGCCTATTCGCAGAAAATAA
- a CDS encoding ATP-binding cassette domain-containing protein, whose protein sequence is MLKIEDACIVYGEQELFTGLCVHIKRGEMVCISGESGSGKTSLLNAIMGFVPLTSGSITIDDLLLCEENIDQIRRKIAWIPQELALPSEWVSEMIMLPFELKANKGIHFSKKKLFEVFKELNLEEELFTKRVSEISGGQRQRIMIAVAALLEKPFIIIDEPTSALDAGSVERVLNFFNMLSQKGMTILAVSHDRAFKLGCDNVIYL, encoded by the coding sequence ATGCTCAAAATAGAAGATGCCTGTATTGTGTATGGAGAACAAGAACTCTTTACGGGGCTTTGTGTGCATATAAAAAGAGGTGAGATGGTCTGCATTTCCGGCGAATCCGGAAGTGGAAAGACTTCACTTCTAAATGCAATTATGGGCTTTGTTCCGTTAACAAGCGGAAGCATAACAATTGATGATCTTTTACTTTGCGAAGAAAACATCGACCAGATTAGAAGAAAAATAGCATGGATACCCCAGGAACTTGCTCTGCCAAGCGAATGGGTAAGTGAAATGATAATGCTTCCTTTTGAGCTAAAGGCAAATAAAGGAATTCATTTTTCTAAGAAAAAGCTTTTCGAAGTTTTTAAAGAATTAAATCTGGAAGAAGAACTTTTTACAAAGCGTGTCAGCGAGATTTCAGGCGGTCAGCGTCAACGGATTATGATAGCTGTTGCTGCTCTTTTAGAGAAACCTTTTATAATTATTGACGAACCAACTTCGGCTCTTGATGCAGGATCTGTCGAAAGAGTTCTGAACTTTTTCAACATGCTATCTCAAAAAGGGATGACTATTCTCGCTGTTTCTCACGACCGTGCATTTAAACTAGGCTGCGATAATGTAATATACTTATAG
- a CDS encoding ABC transporter permease yields the protein MGTIDISYENLLIGLLMMGIPMFYLWKFKTGLVKSTLIAVLRMLVQLFFIGVYLKYLFFLNHPLVNFLWVFIMIIVASETALVRTRLQRKILLIPISIGFFISVVLIGTYFLGLVLQLNNIFNAQYFIPIFGILMGNMLSVNVIGLNTFYSGLQREQQEYYYLLGNGATRQEAQAPFIRQALIKAFSPCIANMAVMGLVALPGTMIGQILGGSSPNVAIKYQMMIVVITFTASMLSIMITISIASRRSFDKFGRLIRVFKESKKNGR from the coding sequence ATGGGAACAATAGATATTAGTTATGAAAACTTACTAATTGGTTTGCTAATGATGGGCATCCCAATGTTTTACCTGTGGAAATTTAAGACAGGACTGGTGAAGTCCACATTAATAGCCGTACTGAGAATGTTAGTACAACTCTTCTTTATAGGAGTCTATTTAAAGTATCTTTTTTTCTTAAATCATCCGTTGGTAAATTTCCTTTGGGTATTTATCATGATCATCGTTGCATCAGAAACTGCATTAGTCAGAACCAGACTACAACGAAAGATTCTTTTGATACCAATTTCCATTGGTTTTTTTATTTCTGTAGTCCTCATAGGCACCTATTTTTTAGGCCTGGTTCTTCAACTAAATAATATTTTTAATGCACAATATTTTATTCCAATATTTGGAATATTGATGGGTAATATGTTATCTGTTAATGTAATAGGATTGAATACATTTTATAGCGGACTTCAGCGGGAACAACAAGAATATTACTATTTATTAGGAAACGGAGCAACCCGTCAGGAAGCTCAGGCACCATTTATAAGACAAGCTTTGATTAAAGCATTTAGTCCTTGCATCGCAAATATGGCAGTAATGGGACTCGTTGCTCTTCCTGGAACCATGATAGGGCAGATACTTGGAGGAAGTAGTCCTAATGTTGCAATAAAATATCAAATGATGATAGTCGTTATCACCTTTACAGCATCAATGCTTTCAATCATGATCACTATCTCAATTGCATCCAGGCGATCCTTTGATAAATTCGGCAGATTAATCCGTGTTTTTAAAGAAAGTAAGAAAAATGGACGCTGA
- a CDS encoding FHA domain-containing protein, producing the protein MKRILCPKCENYLTFDETKYTEGQSLVFVCEHCGKQFSIRIGKTKLKSKNRNEETLDQESDKSTFGSIAVIENVFGFKQILPLSLGDNVIGRRCVGTKINTPIETGDMSMDRQHCVINVRRNKNDELIYTLRDFPSVTGTFHMNEILGDKDRVVLKDGAIITIGATTFILRCTEE; encoded by the coding sequence ATGAAAAGAATATTGTGTCCAAAGTGTGAGAATTATCTTACATTTGACGAAACAAAGTACACCGAAGGACAATCTTTGGTATTTGTTTGTGAACATTGCGGAAAGCAGTTTAGTATCCGTATTGGTAAAACTAAACTAAAGTCAAAGAATAGAAACGAGGAAACTTTAGATCAAGAAAGTGATAAAAGTACTTTTGGAAGTATTGCTGTTATTGAAAATGTTTTTGGCTTTAAACAAATACTTCCACTTTCTCTCGGAGATAACGTTATAGGACGCAGATGTGTTGGAACGAAAATCAATACTCCTATCGAAACTGGTGACATGAGCATGGATCGCCAACATTGTGTAATAAATGTCAGACGAAATAAAAATGACGAATTGATTTATACTCTGAGAGATTTCCCAAGTGTGACTGGCACTTTTCATATGAATGAAATTTTAGGAGATAAAGATCGGGTAGTTTTAAAAGACGGTGCGATTATTACAATTGGTGCAACCACATTTATACTCCGTTGCACAGAAGAGTAA
- a CDS encoding SPOR domain-containing protein, which yields MIELLKHIETLLLENDCVIIPSFGGFVSHYTPARWIEDEGIFLPPTRSIGFNPQLKMNDGLLVQSYMTSYCTDFSDASKLINKAVDELINTLHVDGKVEMHGIGDMFFTIHGKLQFQPYEDGLLTPYLYGLSSFGINKIDEVVKTIDEKVVPETSNQKVYEIRVNRSFIRTAVAVAAAIIIFFLMSTPVENTYVEKGNYAQLIPSELLEPFDNSLKESVPAKKQVNNQKVQEEIKPKAIKEVVIPKNNIENKSNTAKPLSESANKNSCHIIIASVNKRADAQEIVDRLISKGYSKASIIEGKKWIRVSIMSLSNNDEANNKLLQLKKNKNFKDAWLLTDK from the coding sequence ATGATTGAATTACTAAAACATATAGAAACGTTACTGTTAGAGAACGATTGTGTTATTATCCCGTCGTTTGGCGGATTCGTATCTCACTATACTCCAGCAAGATGGATAGAAGATGAAGGTATATTCCTTCCTCCTACTCGTTCTATAGGTTTTAATCCTCAACTTAAAATGAATGATGGATTATTGGTTCAATCGTATATGACATCATATTGTACTGACTTCTCTGATGCTTCTAAACTTATTAATAAAGCTGTTGATGAGCTTATTAATACTTTGCATGTTGACGGAAAAGTAGAAATGCACGGAATTGGAGATATGTTTTTTACAATTCATGGTAAACTTCAATTCCAACCTTATGAAGATGGATTGCTTACACCTTATTTATATGGATTAAGTTCTTTCGGAATAAATAAGATAGATGAGGTTGTAAAAACAATAGATGAAAAGGTAGTACCGGAAACTTCTAATCAAAAAGTTTACGAGATTAGAGTTAATCGTTCATTTATTCGTACAGCCGTTGCTGTTGCTGCGGCAATTATAATTTTCTTTTTAATGTCTACTCCGGTTGAAAATACTTATGTAGAAAAAGGTAATTATGCTCAATTAATTCCATCTGAGTTGTTAGAACCATTTGATAACAGCCTGAAAGAAAGTGTTCCTGCGAAAAAACAAGTGAACAATCAAAAAGTACAGGAAGAGATAAAGCCAAAAGCCATAAAGGAAGTTGTTATTCCTAAAAATAACATTGAGAATAAAAGTAATACTGCTAAACCTTTATCAGAATCTGCAAATAAGAATTCTTGCCACATAATTATTGCAAGTGTAAATAAACGTGCTGATGCTCAAGAAATAGTAGATAGATTAATATCAAAAGGTTATTCCAAAGCGAGTATTATTGAAGGTAAAAAATGGATTAGAGTAAGCATTATGTCATTATCCAATAATGATGAAGCTAACAACAAACTACTTCAATTAAAGAAAAATAAGAACTTTAAGGATGCTTGGTTGCTGACTGATAAGTAA
- a CDS encoding SLBB domain-containing protein, which translates to MKNITYFLFLFFSLSIFTSNAQSLNIPSLDILKGTDIDNISDSQLGDLISQMDKKGISMNQIDQYAGSKGLTKTETEKLKNRIVRYNDKNKGVKKRTIEAKDELNNPEKLNPELLKYYEVYKLKQDSIKANKLEIFGLSTFKDVNLTFEPNLRLATPSNYVLGPDDELLIDVYGDSEANYTLYVSPEGKIKIPLAGVISVGGLTIQEASSVIKKRLSSIYGGIKSNTTKVSIALGDIRSITVSVIGEVAYPGSYTIPSLASVYNALYVSGGPTEKGSFRKIQVSRGHTVIAVIDLYDFLVYGKQSNLRLQDQDVIKILPYSKRVSIVGEVKVPGIFEMKEFETISNLIEFAGGFTENAYRERITAYRNTTKEKSVIDVTLPQFKSYLTESGDEYKVGKLLKRFANRVQITGSVYRPGEYSLSEGMKVSNLITKADGLREDAFATRAMVYRKNAKNLPEITSFSPIDALEGRNDLILQREDSVYISSILEMKEDEYIYISGEVVSPDKYLFGEGITLKDAILMAKGMTKKADRGEIEVYRQITDQGILNKNLQKAIAYKFKIDNDLAYNDSAANFKLKKDDRIMIRPIFGYEEMKQVNIEGEVKIPGNYIITSKNQKISDLVKMSGGLSAYAYPEGAYLIRRLKKTDSEKKLLKQVAQSLGSKVIKKTETSDSLELKKQLFKETDIVGISLKEIINNPGSQYDLILEEGDILTIPKVLETVIVNGEVLMPNTVRYQKELSFKDYVNAAGGFSSNALSKKAYIIHANGKVAVTRSFCGIHSYPNVYPGSRIIIPEKPIKKGMSTAEVISITTSIVSVAAIIVSLFK; encoded by the coding sequence ATGAAAAATATTACTTATTTTCTTTTTCTTTTTTTTTCATTGTCAATTTTCACTTCGAATGCTCAATCTTTAAATATTCCATCTTTGGATATATTAAAAGGAACAGATATTGATAACATTTCAGATTCCCAATTAGGTGATCTTATCTCGCAAATGGATAAGAAGGGTATTTCTATGAATCAAATTGATCAGTATGCTGGTAGCAAAGGATTGACTAAAACAGAAACAGAAAAACTAAAGAATAGGATTGTACGTTATAACGATAAAAATAAAGGAGTAAAGAAACGTACAATAGAAGCAAAAGATGAATTGAATAATCCAGAAAAGTTGAATCCGGAATTACTTAAATATTATGAAGTATACAAGCTGAAACAAGATTCAATTAAAGCAAATAAATTAGAAATTTTTGGTCTTTCTACATTTAAAGACGTTAATCTGACATTTGAGCCAAATCTTCGTTTAGCAACACCCAGTAATTATGTTCTTGGCCCAGATGATGAACTATTAATAGATGTTTATGGCGATTCCGAAGCAAACTATACTTTATATGTAAGTCCAGAAGGGAAAATTAAAATTCCTTTAGCCGGAGTTATTTCTGTTGGCGGACTTACCATACAAGAAGCTAGTTCTGTTATAAAAAAGAGATTATCTTCTATATATGGTGGAATAAAAAGTAATACAACCAAAGTTAGTATTGCCTTAGGAGACATAAGAAGTATTACTGTTAGTGTTATTGGAGAAGTAGCTTATCCGGGTTCATATACAATTCCTTCATTGGCATCTGTATACAATGCCCTATATGTTTCTGGCGGACCTACAGAAAAAGGTTCATTTCGTAAAATTCAGGTAAGCAGAGGACACACTGTTATTGCTGTTATAGATTTATATGATTTTTTGGTTTATGGAAAGCAATCTAATTTAAGATTACAAGACCAAGATGTTATCAAGATTCTTCCTTATAGTAAACGCGTTTCTATCGTTGGAGAAGTAAAAGTTCCGGGAATCTTTGAAATGAAGGAATTTGAAACAATATCTAACTTGATTGAGTTTGCTGGTGGATTTACTGAAAATGCTTATCGTGAGCGCATTACTGCATATAGAAATACAACTAAAGAAAAAAGTGTAATTGATGTAACATTACCTCAATTCAAATCTTACTTAACAGAATCTGGAGATGAATATAAGGTTGGGAAGTTATTAAAACGATTCGCTAATAGAGTTCAGATTACAGGTTCGGTTTATCGCCCAGGAGAATATTCACTTTCAGAAGGTATGAAAGTAAGTAATTTAATAACAAAAGCAGATGGATTAAGAGAAGATGCATTTGCAACAAGAGCAATGGTTTACAGAAAAAATGCTAAAAACCTTCCTGAAATAACTTCTTTTTCACCAATAGATGCACTAGAAGGACGAAATGATTTGATACTGCAAAGAGAAGATAGTGTATATATCTCATCAATTCTTGAAATGAAAGAGGATGAATATATATATATATCAGGTGAAGTTGTATCGCCGGATAAATATCTTTTTGGAGAAGGTATAACCCTAAAAGATGCTATATTAATGGCAAAAGGAATGACTAAAAAAGCTGATCGAGGTGAAATTGAGGTATATAGACAAATTACTGATCAAGGAATTTTAAATAAAAATCTTCAAAAAGCTATAGCATATAAATTTAAAATTGATAACGATCTGGCATATAATGATAGTGCAGCAAACTTTAAGTTGAAAAAAGATGATCGGATAATGATTCGCCCTATCTTTGGATATGAAGAAATGAAGCAAGTTAATATTGAAGGCGAAGTTAAAATACCTGGAAATTATATTATTACATCTAAGAATCAAAAGATTTCAGACTTGGTAAAAATGAGTGGAGGCTTATCAGCTTATGCCTATCCTGAAGGTGCCTATCTTATTAGAAGATTAAAGAAAACGGATTCTGAAAAAAAACTATTAAAACAGGTTGCGCAAAGTTTGGGATCTAAAGTTATAAAGAAAACGGAAACTTCAGATTCATTAGAACTAAAAAAACAACTCTTTAAAGAAACTGATATAGTAGGAATATCTTTGAAAGAAATTATTAATAATCCAGGTTCTCAATATGATTTAATATTAGAAGAGGGGGATATATTAACAATTCCAAAGGTGTTAGAAACTGTAATTGTCAATGGAGAAGTTCTAATGCCAAATACTGTTCGCTATCAAAAAGAACTCTCTTTTAAAGATTATGTAAATGCTGCAGGTGGATTTAGCAGTAATGCTCTTTCAAAAAAAGCATATATTATTCATGCAAACGGAAAAGTAGCAGTTACAAGATCATTCTGTGGCATTCATAGTTACCCTAATGTTTACCCAGGTTCTCGTATTATTATCCCTGAAAAGCCAATCAAGAAAGGTATGAGCACAGCCGAAGTTATAAGCATTACTACAAGTATTGTTTCTGTTGCTGCTATTATTGTATCATTATTTAAATAG
- a CDS encoding oligosaccharide flippase family protein, giving the protein MVQTNKSLTITNRNLIRNSLSGVIQLVITAILTFLCIPIFIQKLGTELYGVFAIVSVIGNLNIFANLGLNSALIKYLSEQGKCNESDNDIFVSLLIMCTIIIPITVFAFIFRDFIIVNILRVPLKHLAQSNILYSNLLISNMLLLIGQIFTAALDSMQKIYLTNIVQLIYSIIYWGGIIIVVLIGHHLDWVGYAIFTATICWFFLILVLFLKNWGTIKGANLNETFKATAKKQLSFGLKVYLSGFIGFFNEPLFKILISNLLGLNVVAYFEIGLKIRGQLTGLFSKALQPLYPYLSSLKDKQHIAFLVKDLTSKIFLLVLPICAMLIITCKDIVTLWLKVDVTNYSIFIVGLVVPYLIFTPLTQPIYTYLLAKGYPSKTIIFQLSSVIINITSFYLLYLFIGMYSVIISNILSYFSGFILGLFYQSKFLNIKYIFNVTFLLKIICIFTIFAIFSLVSTFLNVTLIRIIFSLVMILFSTLLLYRKLKILSLEDLKNYWK; this is encoded by the coding sequence ATGGTGCAGACAAATAAAAGTTTAACGATTACAAATAGAAACTTAATTAGAAATTCTTTAAGTGGAGTAATTCAGCTTGTCATCACGGCAATACTGACTTTTCTTTGCATTCCAATTTTTATTCAGAAGCTAGGTACAGAATTATATGGAGTTTTTGCAATTGTATCAGTCATAGGCAACTTAAATATATTTGCAAATTTAGGATTAAATTCAGCTTTAATTAAGTATCTATCTGAGCAAGGAAAATGTAATGAGTCCGATAATGATATTTTTGTTTCTTTACTAATAATGTGCACTATTATAATACCAATAACTGTTTTCGCTTTCATATTCAGAGATTTTATTATTGTTAATATATTAAGGGTTCCTCTTAAACACCTAGCACAATCCAATATTCTTTATTCCAACTTACTTATCTCTAATATGTTATTATTAATCGGCCAGATTTTTACAGCAGCTCTTGATTCTATGCAAAAAATCTACTTAACTAATATAGTCCAACTTATATATAGTATCATTTATTGGGGTGGAATTATTATAGTTGTTCTTATAGGTCATCATTTAGATTGGGTAGGTTATGCAATATTTACAGCTACTATCTGTTGGTTTTTTCTTATATTAGTTTTGTTTCTAAAAAACTGGGGAACCATTAAAGGTGCAAATCTAAATGAAACATTTAAAGCAACAGCGAAAAAACAACTTTCTTTTGGACTAAAAGTATACCTTTCTGGATTTATAGGTTTCTTTAATGAACCATTATTTAAAATATTGATATCAAATTTATTAGGACTAAATGTTGTTGCATATTTTGAAATTGGTTTAAAAATACGAGGACAACTCACCGGCTTGTTTAGCAAAGCACTTCAACCTCTATATCCTTATTTGTCTTCTTTAAAAGACAAACAGCACATTGCTTTTTTAGTTAAAGATCTCACATCAAAGATTTTCTTGCTTGTACTACCTATATGTGCAATGCTCATTATTACTTGCAAAGATATAGTTACTTTATGGTTAAAAGTTGATGTTACTAATTATTCGATATTTATAGTAGGATTAGTTGTTCCTTATTTAATTTTCACTCCTTTAACACAACCTATTTATACTTACCTTTTGGCTAAAGGTTATCCATCTAAAACGATAATATTTCAATTATCTTCAGTCATTATCAATATCACATCTTTTTATTTATTATATTTATTTATCGGGATGTATTCAGTAATAATTTCTAATATATTATCATACTTTTCTGGTTTTATACTTGGTTTGTTTTATCAAAGTAAGTTTTTGAATATAAAGTATATTTTTAATGTTACATTTTTATTGAAAATCATTTGCATATTTACTATATTCGCTATATTTAGTTTAGTTTCTACATTTTTAAATGTTACATTAATAAGAATTATATTTTCATTAGTTATGATCTTATTTTCGACATTATTATTGTACAGAAAGCTTAAAATCTTAAGCTTGGAAGACTTAAAGAATTATTGGAAATAA
- a CDS encoding acyltransferase: protein MKRYKRILLKARINYFLRDLKSKGNNINIYFPIVIHGKEFITIGDNTSIGEYTHMWGNGGIFIGNNVLIAAHCCISTLNHNYSEAIINIGGVTAKPVAIEDDVWLGYNVIILPGVTIGQGSVIGAGSVVTKDIPPYSIAVGNPAIVIKKRVVNK from the coding sequence ATGAAAAGGTATAAGCGAATTTTATTAAAGGCAAGAATAAACTATTTTTTAAGAGATTTAAAGAGTAAAGGCAATAATATCAATATATATTTTCCAATAGTTATTCACGGAAAAGAATTTATTACAATTGGAGATAACACCAGTATAGGTGAATATACTCATATGTGGGGAAATGGTGGAATTTTTATTGGAAATAATGTTTTAATTGCTGCTCATTGCTGTATTTCGACTCTTAATCATAACTACTCTGAGGCTATTATCAATATTGGAGGAGTAACAGCTAAACCCGTTGCAATAGAAGATGATGTCTGGTTAGGATATAATGTCATTATTCTGCCCGGAGTAACAATTGGACAGGGTTCTGTTATTGGAGCAGGGAGTGTTGTTACGAAGGATATTCCTCCATACTCTATTGCAGTTGGGAATCCAGCTATAGTAATAAAAAAAAGAGTTGTAAATAAATAG